Proteins from a genomic interval of Nitrospirae bacterium CG2_30_53_67:
- a CDS encoding DNA-binding response regulator, translating into MPKIRIVIADDHALVREGITALLNLHEDIEILGEAADGKEAIDKAYQLKPDIILMDIAMPGLGGLEATLEIRKTCPDTRILILSQYDDREYVSRLLKAGVSGYILKHAVGTDLISAIRSVARGEQYLYPSITAGVIDGYLRKGEVQVEDPYEKLTDREKQILKVIGEGYSHKEIADLLNISVKTVIAHQTNISEKLSIRSRTALMKFAIQKGLVK; encoded by the coding sequence ATGCCGAAGATCAGGATTGTGATTGCAGACGACCATGCCTTGGTGCGCGAGGGGATCACGGCCTTGTTGAATCTCCATGAGGATATCGAAATTCTGGGCGAGGCGGCCGACGGCAAGGAGGCCATCGACAAGGCTTATCAACTCAAACCCGACATCATCCTCATGGACATTGCCATGCCGGGTCTGGGCGGCTTGGAAGCAACCCTGGAGATCAGGAAGACCTGCCCCGATACCCGCATTCTGATCCTCAGCCAGTATGACGACAGGGAATACGTGAGCCGTCTCTTGAAGGCCGGCGTTTCGGGTTATATCCTGAAGCACGCCGTGGGTACGGACCTGATCTCAGCCATTCGATCCGTGGCGCGGGGAGAACAGTACTTGTACCCGTCCATCACCGCCGGCGTGATAGACGGCTATCTCAGGAAAGGCGAGGTCCAGGTGGAGGACCCTTACGAGAAACTGACCGACCGGGAAAAACAGATCCTCAAGGTGATTGGAGAGGGATACAGCCACAAGGAGATTGCGGACCTCCTCAATATCAGCGTTAAAACCGTGATCGCTCATCAGACCAACATCTCAGAGAAGCTTTCGATCCGTTCACGCACGGCTCTGATGAAGTTCGCGATTCAGAAAGGGCTGGTCAAATAG